The proteins below come from a single Myxococcales bacterium genomic window:
- a CDS encoding TIGR00159 family protein has translation MLEGFLQLFARRPAQQVLLDIADVLIVAYVVYRGLLVMRGTRAMQMGLGLGLILLAYVVSRWAGLVTLFNVLSTLLSSIFVLVVVVFQNDIRRGLMRVGSGALVGFSRQQETRVIDEIVAAATELARHRMGAIICLEQEANLDEFANAQGTTIDAAVQRDLLVSLFVPEGANKLHDGAIIIRNLRIAKAGAFFPLPDTKVLDKSMGTRHRAAIGITDETDAVVVVVSEERGTVSLFFNGNIIPNVDGAALKEALVGLFGKASQAKRTAPAARAPASEKGKGPPRAAKTPVPGSIAPVGKTPLPGSLVPVKVPRQMTPMPGTLKAPLLSAPVPDESVPSLVTSLELSRPMKRMEPIVKVIDDAPTSTRGDGGEGSAG, from the coding sequence ATGCTAGAGGGCTTCCTCCAGCTGTTCGCGCGGCGGCCGGCGCAGCAGGTGCTGCTCGACATCGCCGACGTGCTCATCGTGGCCTACGTGGTCTACCGCGGCCTGCTCGTCATGCGCGGCACGCGCGCGATGCAGATGGGCCTCGGCCTCGGGCTCATTCTGCTCGCGTACGTGGTGTCGCGCTGGGCGGGGCTCGTGACGCTCTTCAACGTCCTCTCCACGCTGCTCTCGTCGATCTTCGTGCTCGTCGTCGTGGTCTTCCAGAACGACATCCGGCGTGGCCTCATGCGCGTCGGGTCGGGCGCGCTCGTGGGCTTCTCGCGGCAGCAAGAGACCCGCGTGATCGACGAGATCGTGGCCGCGGCGACCGAGCTCGCGCGGCACCGCATGGGCGCCATCATTTGCCTCGAGCAGGAGGCGAACCTCGACGAGTTCGCGAACGCGCAGGGCACCACGATCGACGCCGCCGTGCAGCGCGATCTCTTGGTGTCGCTCTTCGTCCCCGAGGGAGCGAACAAGCTGCACGACGGCGCCATCATCATTCGCAACCTCCGCATCGCGAAGGCCGGCGCGTTCTTCCCGCTCCCCGACACGAAGGTCCTCGACAAGTCGATGGGCACGCGACACCGAGCCGCGATCGGCATCACCGACGAGACCGACGCCGTGGTCGTCGTGGTCTCGGAGGAGCGCGGCACCGTGAGCCTCTTCTTCAACGGCAACATCATCCCGAACGTCGACGGCGCGGCCCTCAAAGAGGCGCTGGTCGGGCTCTTCGGGAAGGCGTCGCAGGCGAAGCGCACTGCGCCCGCGGCCCGCGCGCCGGCGAGCGAGAAGGGCAAGGGGCCCCCGCGCGCCGCGAAGACCCCCGTGCCCGGCAGCATCGCGCCCGTGGGCAAGACCCCGCTCCCCGGCTCGCTCGTGCCAGTGAAGGTCCCCCGGCAGATGACCCCCATGCCGGGGACGCTGAAGGCCCCGCTGCTCTCCGCGCCCGTGCCCGACGAGTCGGTGCCTTCGCTCGTCACGAGCCTCGAGCTCTCGCGGCCCATGAAGCGCATGGAGCCGATAGTCAAGGTCATTGATGATGCCCCCACGTCCACCCGCGGCGACGGCGGCGAGGGGAGCGCAGGATGA
- a CDS encoding YbbR-like domain-containing protein has translation MTAAAPTLFAAALENWRLKLLSLACALVLFSLGHGGQDAKRTLVVNLEARLPDREDKVLVDALLTNVRITIKGSSAEIDNLRASAFGLQLDLRNAKSGHVTFEPQMVHGPAGSRFEVVDFDPAGVDVAWEDRIKRDIPVQVSVVGTPAAGYVVKGAPLADPTKVSVTGPATDVMALTDVKIGAFDVRGLSEGAYPRELAIVGLPARMRAEPRTVFVTATIVRETAERAFPRLAVVVVGNAKAKAKPAEVDVRLVCPPELVRSLRPEQVVPRAEVSSKEAKEPGGSVTAPVEVAVDGCEAFVTPSSVVLKW, from the coding sequence ATGACGGCCGCCGCGCCCACGCTCTTCGCGGCCGCCCTCGAGAACTGGCGGCTGAAGCTCCTCAGCCTCGCTTGCGCGCTCGTGCTCTTCTCGCTGGGCCACGGCGGCCAGGACGCGAAACGCACCCTCGTGGTGAACCTCGAGGCGCGCCTCCCCGACCGCGAGGACAAGGTCCTGGTCGACGCGCTGCTCACGAACGTGCGCATAACGATCAAGGGCTCGAGCGCGGAGATCGACAACCTCCGCGCGAGCGCGTTCGGCCTCCAGCTCGACCTCCGCAACGCGAAGTCGGGTCACGTCACCTTCGAGCCGCAGATGGTGCACGGGCCCGCGGGCTCCCGCTTCGAGGTGGTCGACTTCGACCCCGCGGGCGTCGACGTCGCGTGGGAGGATCGCATCAAGCGTGACATCCCCGTGCAGGTCAGCGTCGTCGGCACACCGGCGGCGGGGTACGTGGTGAAAGGCGCGCCCCTGGCCGACCCCACCAAGGTGAGCGTCACGGGCCCCGCGACCGATGTGATGGCCCTCACCGACGTGAAGATCGGCGCGTTCGACGTGCGCGGCCTGTCCGAAGGCGCCTACCCGCGCGAGCTCGCGATCGTGGGGCTGCCCGCCCGCATGCGCGCCGAGCCCCGCACCGTGTTCGTGACGGCGACCATCGTGCGCGAGACGGCCGAGCGCGCCTTCCCGCGGCTCGCCGTCGTGGTGGTGGGAAACGCGAAGGCGAAGGCGAAGCCCGCCGAAGTGGACGTGCGGCTCGTGTGCCCGCCGGAGCTCGTGCGATCGCTCCGGCCGGAGCAGGTGGTGCCGCGCGCCGAGGTCTCGTCGAAGGAGGCGAAGGAGCCCGGGGGCAGCGTGACGGCCCCGGTCGAGGTCGCCGTCGACGGCTGCGAGGCGTTCGTGACGCCGTCGTCCGTCGTGCTCAAGTGGTGA
- a CDS encoding amidohydrolase encodes MPAPGLDDEEGPRVPWGLPPVIDAHVHLFPDRMFDAIWRWFEAHGWPIRYPLKTPEAIAFLKARGVEHVVALTYSHKPGMARALNAYAAELARREPFVTALGTVLPGEPDAEAIVDEAFALGLSGLKLHCHVQCFSPDHDAVGPIYEACARRGLPLVMHAGREPRSLAYRRDPHELCAAERTERVLRDHPTLKLCVPHLGADEFDPYLRLLERHENLWLDTTMMLADYFPMKPSPLFFARPERVLYGTDFPNLPYAWDRELTRLRAHGVREGDLEAVLAGNARRLFGLGAPG; translated from the coding sequence ATGCCCGCGCCCGGCCTCGACGACGAAGAGGGCCCGCGGGTGCCCTGGGGCCTGCCGCCCGTGATCGACGCGCACGTGCACCTCTTCCCCGATCGCATGTTCGACGCGATCTGGCGGTGGTTCGAGGCCCACGGCTGGCCCATTCGCTACCCCCTGAAGACGCCGGAGGCCATCGCGTTTCTGAAGGCGCGCGGTGTGGAGCACGTGGTCGCGCTCACGTACTCGCACAAACCGGGCATGGCGCGGGCCCTCAACGCATACGCGGCCGAGCTCGCGCGGCGCGAGCCGTTCGTCACCGCCCTGGGCACCGTGCTGCCAGGCGAGCCCGACGCCGAGGCCATCGTGGACGAGGCCTTCGCGCTCGGGCTGTCGGGGCTCAAGCTCCACTGCCACGTGCAGTGCTTCTCGCCCGACCACGACGCCGTCGGGCCCATCTACGAGGCCTGCGCGCGCCGAGGTCTGCCGCTCGTGATGCACGCGGGGCGCGAGCCTCGCAGCCTGGCCTACCGCCGCGATCCGCACGAGCTCTGCGCGGCCGAGCGCACCGAGCGGGTGCTCCGCGACCACCCGACGCTCAAGCTCTGCGTGCCCCACCTCGGCGCCGACGAGTTCGACCCCTACCTCCGGCTGCTCGAGCGCCACGAGAACCTCTGGCTGGACACCACGATGATGCTCGCGGACTACTTCCCCATGAAGCCGAGCCCGCTGTTCTTCGCCCGCCCGGAGCGCGTGCTCTACGGCACCGACTTTCCGAACCTCCCCTACGCGTGGGACCGCGAGCTCACGAGGCTGCGGGCGCACGGCGTCCGCGAGGGCGATCTCGAGGCCGTGCTCGCCGGCAACGCGCGGCGCCTCTTCGGGCTCGGCGCGCCCGGATAG
- a CDS encoding ABC transporter ATP-binding protein yields MGRPLEVLRGIDLTIDEGEFVGIVGQSGAGKSTFLHCIGTLDVITGGSLKLGADELSGLSSSRLAGLRNRMIGFVFQFHHLLPEFNALENVMMPGLIQGRPRKELERAANDLLAEVGLANRASHRPGELSGGEQQRVALARALVLQPKLLLADEPTGNLDSKTSDQIHELFFSINATRGTTIIVVTHNMALADSMPRKVTLRDGRVLHDERRDDAPYRSESAG; encoded by the coding sequence ATGGGGCGGCCGCTCGAGGTCCTGCGCGGCATCGACCTCACCATCGACGAGGGCGAGTTCGTCGGCATCGTCGGGCAGTCCGGCGCCGGCAAGAGCACGTTCCTCCACTGCATCGGCACGCTCGACGTCATCACGGGGGGCTCCCTGAAGCTCGGGGCCGACGAGCTCTCGGGGCTCTCGAGCTCGCGCCTCGCGGGCCTGCGTAACCGCATGATAGGGTTCGTGTTTCAGTTTCATCATCTCCTGCCCGAGTTCAACGCGCTCGAGAACGTGATGATGCCCGGGCTCATCCAGGGGCGGCCGCGCAAAGAGCTCGAGCGGGCCGCGAACGATCTCCTCGCCGAGGTCGGCCTCGCGAACCGCGCCTCGCACCGGCCGGGCGAGCTGTCGGGCGGAGAGCAGCAGCGCGTGGCGCTCGCGCGCGCCCTCGTGCTCCAGCCGAAGCTCCTCCTCGCGGACGAGCCCACCGGCAACCTCGACTCGAAGACCAGCGACCAGATCCACGAGCTGTTCTTCTCCATCAACGCCACGCGCGGCACGACCATCATCGTCGTGACCCACAACATGGCGCTCGCCGACAGCATGCCGCGCAAGGTGACCCTCCGGGACGGCCGGGTCCTCCACGACGAGCGGCGCGACGACGCGCCCTATCGGAGCGAGAGCGCAGGTTGA